In Calypte anna isolate BGI_N300 chromosome 28, bCalAnn1_v1.p, whole genome shotgun sequence, a single window of DNA contains:
- the C2CD4C gene encoding C2 calcium-dependent domain-containing protein 4C, whose amino-acid sequence MWLLERLRGVAENGGSRGAGPEESARGSRYSNVLTPDKIPDFFIPPKLSAAPAEAEGPEAPSAPTLGPSASEQDLAGRKTPRSPRASSRSRSRAAGRHIIQIESAEDWTDGRGFGTNVDPQAQTAMSLPYVPKAQTSYGFATLVESPHTRRKESLFHSEHSSLCPSPATSPSAQRRAKLNGESRPRTPADLGAALMHPVRYFSGGESDTCSSAESSPFGSPLLSRSVSLLKIFSQESQSKVIKLKHSVARNSSLSTDDSSADTSPSAQRRSRSAPAGGQPPSALLPLDLPPGRDREQNLRLSRGGSLRLAAEYDPSNARLRVRLISAEDLYDALVDLRSINCCVSLCLNPGKLQKQRSTIVKNSRNPVFNEDFFFDGLGPSHARKMSLKLKVVNKGSSLKRDTLLGEKELPLTSLLSCL is encoded by the coding sequence ATGTGGCTGCTGGAGCGGCTGCGCGGCGTGGCGGAGAATGGCGGGTCCCGGGGCGCGGGGCCGGAGGAGTCCGCGCGGGGGTCCCGTTACAGCAACGTCCTCACCCCCGACAAGATCCCCGACTTCTTCATCCCGCCCAAACTGAGCGCGGCCCCCGCTGAGGCTGAGGGCCCCGAGGCCCCCTCAGCTCCCACCCTGGGTCCCTCAGCCTCGGAGCAGGACCTGGCCGGGCGCAAAACCCCACGCAGCCCCCGGGCCTCCAGCCGGTCCCGGTCTCGGGCCGCCGGCCGGCACATCATCCAAATCGAGAGCGCCGAGGATTGGACGGACGGGAGGGGCTTCGGTACCAACGTGGACCCTCAGGCTCAGACCGCCATGTCACTGCCCTACGTCCCCAAAGCGCAGACGTCCTACGGCTTCGCCACGCTGGTGGAGAGCCCGCACACGCGGCGCAAAGAATCGCTCTTCCACAGCGagcacagcagcctctgccccTCGCCAGCCACCTCGCCCAGCGCCCAGCGCAGAGCCAAGCTCAACGGGGAGAGCAGGCCCCGGACCCCCGCAGATTTGGGTGCAGCCCTCATGCACCCCGTCCGGTACTTCAGCGGCGGCGAGAGCGACACGTGCTCCTCGGCCGAGTCCTCGCCCTTTGGCTCCCCGCTGCTCTCCCGCTCCGTCTCCCTGTTGAAGATCTTCAGCCAAGAGAGCCAGTCCAAGGTCATCAAGCTGAAGCACTCGGTCGCCCGCAACAGCTCGCTGTCCACCGACGACAGCTCGGCCGACACCAGCCCCAGCGCCCAGCGCCGCTCCCGGAGCGCCCCGGCCGGGGGGCAGCCCCCCTCCGCCCTGCTGCCCCTGGACCTGCCGCCGGGCCGGGACCGGGAGCAGAACCTGCGGCTCAGCCGTGGGGGCAGCCTGCGCCTGGCTGCTGAGTACGACCCTTCCAACGCCCGGCTGCGTGTGCGGCTCATCTCTGCAGAGGATCTCTACGATGCCCTCGTCGACCTGCGCAGCATCAACTGCTGCGTCTCGCTGTGCCTCAACCCCgggaagctgcagaagcaacGCAGCACCATCGTCAAGAACAGCCGCAACCCAGTCTTCAATGAGGACTTCTTCTTCGACGGGCTGGGCCCCAGCCACGCTAGGAAGATGTCTCTCAAGCTCAAGGTGGTCAACAAGGGCAGCAGCCTGAAGCGGGACACGCTGCTGGGGGAGAAGGAGCTGCCGCTCACGTCCCTCCTGTCCTGCCTTTAG
- the SHC2 gene encoding SHC-transforming protein 2 yields MGCIEVLRSMRSLDFNTRTQVTREAINRLYEAVPGVKGIWKKKAPNKALFSILGKSNLRFAGMSIAVNISVDGLNLMIPTTRQIIANHHMQSISFASGGDTDTTDYVAYVAKDPINQRACHILECCEGLAQSVISTVGQAFELRFKQYLHSPPTVVAPPERAMGAEEVSWGEDEEAAKHDYYNSIPGKEPPPGGLIDSRLRQGHINTQPSGSGPPSQGGFAARRDQSIQLGPPRDQDSQGQTCDGYLEADTHPLGPRDYEEHLYVNTQSLDAWEPEAHGVPEESPKKDLFDMRPFEDALKLHECIAGGSTSPPIEDQWPSPPTRKAPIAPTEEQLRREPWYHGRMSRRDAERLLQTDGDFLVRDSLTNPGQYVLTGMQSGQPRHLLLVDPEGVVRTKDVLFESISHLISHHRQNDQPIVAAESELHLRQVVQRKQ; encoded by the exons ATGGGGTGCATCGAGGTCCTGCGCTCCATGAGGTCCCTCGACTTCAATACCCGGACACAGGTCACCAG GGAAGCCATCAACAGACTGTATGAGGCGGTGCCGGGCGTCAAGGGCATCTGGAAGAAGAAG GCTCCCAACAAAGCCCTCTTCTCCATCCTGGGCAAGAGCAACCTCCGCTTTGCTGGCATGAGCATTGCTGTCAACATCTCCGTGGATGGGTTGAACCTCATGATCCCCACCACACGTCAG ATCATCGCCAACCACCACATGCAATCCATCTCCTTCGCCTCCGGCGGGGACACG GACACCACGGACTATGTTGCCTACGTTGCCAAGGACCCCATCAACCAGAGAG cctGCCACATCCTGGAGTGCTGCGAGGGGCTGGCACAGAGCGTCATCAGCACAGTGGGACAGGCCTTCGAGCTGCGCTTCAAGCAGTACCTGCACAGCCCCCCCACCGTGGTGGCACCCCCGGAAAG GGCTATGGGTGCAGAGGAGGTGTCCTGGGGGGAGGACGAGGAGGCGGCCAAGCACGATTACTACAACAGCATCCCGGGGAAGGAGCCACCCCCAGGAGGGCTGATCGATTCCCGGCTCAGGCAGGGCCACATCAACACTCAGCCCTCCGGCTCTGGCCCCCCCAGCCAG ggTGGGTTTGCAGCCCGACGAGACCAGAGCATCCAGCTGGGGCCACCCCGGGACCAGGACAGCCAGG GCCAGACCTGCGACGGGTACCTGGAGGCAGACACCCACCCGCTGGGGCCACGGGACTATGAGGAGCACTTGTACGTGAACACGCAGAGCCTGGATGCCTGGGAACCGGAGGCCCATGGGGTGCCAGAGGAGAGCCCCAAAAAGGACCTGTTTGATATGA GGCCGTTCGAGGATGCCCTGAAGCTCCACGAGTGCATCGCGGGGGGCAGCACCAGTCCCCCCATCGAGGACCAGTGGCCGAGCCCCCCCACGCGGAAAGCCCCCATCGCCCCCACAGAGGAGCAGCTCCGTCGGGAGCCGTGGTACCACGGGAGGATGAGCCGGCGGGACGCCGAGAGGCTCCTGCAGACGGACGGGGACTTCCTGGTGCGGGACAGCCTGACCAACCCCGGGCAGTATGTGCTGACAGGGATGCAGAGCGGGCAACCCCGGCACCTGCTGCTGGTGGATCCCGAGGGCGTG GTGAGGACCAAGGATGTGCTGTTCGAGAGCATCAGCCACCTCATCAGCCACCACCGGCAGAACGATCAGCCCATCGTGGCCGCCGAGAGTGAGCTGCACCTTCGCCAGGTTGTCCAGAGGAAGCAGTGA